The following coding sequences are from one Paenibacillus stellifer window:
- a CDS encoding nucleotidyltransferase family protein has protein sequence MSKVSRKLSLGVALGSVALAELERCGLAPLVVVVRADDKLEWLPPEIGEPGARRTETCLTAHLGLSFSLRCGLNAVLPHDPDAVVVALADQPFVTKDLVNRLIEAFRRTPGLDYAASSGNGTMMPPALFARSVFPSLQQLDGDRGAGRILNSSEFKGAVIEDDTPLFAMDADTEGDFLNVQRQWLLQNTRQEDFTGK, from the coding sequence GTGTCCAAAGTTTCAAGGAAGCTGTCGCTGGGCGTCGCCCTCGGGAGCGTCGCGCTCGCTGAACTGGAGCGCTGCGGCCTTGCACCGCTGGTCGTGGTTGTCAGGGCTGACGACAAGCTGGAGTGGCTGCCGCCCGAAATCGGAGAGCCGGGCGCTAGACGCACCGAGACATGCCTGACAGCGCATCTGGGATTGTCCTTCTCGCTGCGCTGCGGATTGAATGCAGTGCTTCCGCATGATCCGGACGCCGTGGTTGTGGCGCTGGCGGATCAGCCTTTTGTCACCAAGGATCTGGTGAACCGTCTGATCGAAGCCTTCCGCCGCACTCCCGGACTGGATTATGCAGCAAGCTCCGGGAACGGAACGATGATGCCGCCCGCACTGTTCGCGAGGTCGGTATTTCCGTCGCTTCAGCAGCTGGACGGCGACCGGGGGGCGGGGCGGATTCTGAATTCTTCCGAATTCAAGGGGGCGGTTATCGAGGATGACACGCCGCTCTTTGCGATGGATGCCGATACGGAAGGCGATTTTCTGAATGTCCAGCGCCAATGGCTGCTGCAGAACACCCGGCAGGAGGATTTTACGGGGAAATAG